The segment TTCGGGCCAGTCGGCAAACGATGATGATCCCGCGTGAACGACGACGTGTCCGCCACCGTTGCGAACGAAGTCCAGATAGGCCTTGCGAGTCTGCGGGGGCCAGTCGCCCGTTGCCCTATCGCCGCGGCCAAACGTGTTCCAGTTGCTAAGAATGACTTGGTACGGCTGTAGCCGATCGCCGGTCAAACGTTGTGGTTGTTCTTCAATGGTGACATCGAACTGACCGTCGGCTTCCAGGAGGGTTTTCAGCTTTGGTGTGGTCGTTTTCCAGTCGTGGTTGTTGCGTCCGCTGATCAGCAACACACGGATCGAATCGCTGTCGGGTGTGTCCGCGTGGGCGTTCGCGGCCAAGGACGCCAGCAAGCACAAGAGGATCGGCAGAGAGTGGATCGGGGGCATGGTGACGATTTGCCGTTGCCGTCGATTGGGATTTTCTGAACGCGCGGTTTTGATCGCCGGCTGTAATCAACGCCAGCGTGATGGCGGAGCATTTTAACGGTCGGATCCGCGCGTTAGAGTGCGATTTGTTTCACTGAAAGAAATTGAACTGATGGTTCGGCCTGATGAGTCCGCGGATACCGATCTACAAAATTCAAGACGCGACCTATCGTGCGGATTCCTGTCGGCGATTGATGGAGGCTGCTGAAGCCGATCAGATTCAGTTGGATGCCGTGGTGCACGGGCATTATCCCGGTCGTCGATTACCCAAAAACGCGCTGCCGGGCTTGAAGGCGTTGGGATATTGGGACGCCGCGCATCCGCAGTCTTGGGGCTTGGATTGGCATCAAAACGAAGGCATCGAGCTGTGTTTGTTGGATCGCGGCCAACTACAGTTTGCGGTGGAAGGTCAGGCGTTCACGCTGCAGCCGAATGATTTGACCATCACGCGTCCCTGGCAACGACACCGCTTGGGCGACCCCAACATCGGACCCGGGCGGCTTCACTGGGCGATCATTGATGTTCAAGTGCGACGACCACACCAAAGTTGGAAGTGGCCGGACTGGGTCGTTTTGACGCGGGAGGATTTGCAAGAGCTGACGGAATTGCTGCGACAAAATGAGCAACCGGTTTGGCATCAAGCCAGCGATGTCGGCCAGTGTTTTGGACGCATCGCTGACATATTAGGACGCTGCGATGCGGACGGTTCCATCGACGTGTCTTGGTTGACACTGTTGATGAATGAGTTGCTGTTGCAGATTCTGTCGCTACTACGCAGTCGCGATGTGTCGATGGACGCGAGCTTGGCGGACACGCAGCGAACGGTCCAATTGTTCTTGGATGATCTGCGACACAACCGCGATCACTTGGCGGAACCCTGGACGATCAAGCTGATGGCCGAGGCCTGTGGGTTGGGCATCACACGCTTCACGGATTACTGCCGTCGCCTGACCAACGCAACGCCCGTCCAACATTTGAACGCGTTACGGTTGGATGCTGCGGCAGATCTGCTTGTACAGAATCCAGGTTGGAGCAATCGTCAGGTGGCGATCGAATGCGGATTCAGTTCGCCCCAGTACTTTGCAACCGTGTTTCGTCGCCATTTCGGCTGTTCGCCACAACAGTATCGCCACCTCGATCAGGACGAACGACCGCAGGCAGATGTCGCGAATTGACACTTGCTTTCAAGACGCCGGTTCGAATCATCACGTTACAATGTGCACCCGGAAGCTACGCGGGCCGATAGCGTGCATGGCTGTGGAAACGTGCGAACGTAGATCGCGCGGATTCATCAGGTCGACGCAGTGATTCGTCCCGTCCGGTCCTGGCGTCCGACTAGTGGTTTTCCGCCTGAACCGATTCGAAGACACGTGACGACCTGTCTTGCATTCCAAGTCAAATGATCGACTGATTCATCGATGTGCCGCGCTGCTGTTTTATCGCTTGTCCTGATTTCTTTTGGGTTTCCTTGGTCGCGTTCCGTGGTTTCGTTCGGAGCGGAGACGGTTTTGTCTGGTGGGGCGGACCCGACGATTGTGTTCGCGACGAATGCGAAATCCGAGAAAGGCTACTACGTGGTCTCCACGGGGCGAGGAATCAATCTGTCCTATTCGCGTGACTTGAAATCGTGGACCCGACTTGGGCGTATCTTTCAACAGGATGTGCCAGCGTGGGCGAAGAAAGAAGTGCCGAAATCGAAGGCAATTTGGGCCCCCGATCTGACTTTCCACGATGGCCAGTATTATCTGTACTACTGCGTGTCCAGTTTTGGCAGCCAGCGATCGGTCATCGGCTTGGCAACGAACCGCTCGATCGATCCAAGTGACCCCGAATATCATTGGGTGGATCACGGAAAGGTGATCGAATCTCATCCCGGGCGTGGTCATTACAATGCGATCGACCCGGCACTGGTGGTCGACCAGAAAGGACGCTGGTTTCTGTTTTTCGGATCGTTCTGGTCTGGATTAAAGGCGGTGGCGATTGATCCCGAAACGGGGAAGCCGCCGGCGAATGCGGAAATGGTTCCGATCGCCGCACGACCCCGACATCGGGCCCACGCGATTGAAGCCCCGTTCGTGATCTTTCGTGACGGATACTATTACCTTTTTGCATCCTGGGGCCGATGTTGTGATGGTGCCAAAAGCAACTATCAAGTCGTCGTCGGCCGATCCACCAATCCGTTGGGACCCTACGTCGATGTTGACGGACGTCCAATGTCCGATGGCGGTGGCACCATCATCTTGTCCAGTTCCCAGCGATATCGAGGGCCGGGGCACAACAGCGTTTTAACCACCGACGACGGCCAGTGGATGGTCCACCACACCTATGATATGCAGCATCTGGACGCCCATCGAATTCTTCAAATTCGCCCGATGAACTGGACGGCCGACGGTTGGCCAAAAGTGGGACAACCGCTGACCGGTTCGTTCGAGTGATTGGCTAGTATCGTTTCATCAACGAAAGTTGTTGATGGCGCAAGCCGCACTGGCATTCCAAGAAAGCAAACCGAGAAAGTGTATCAATGAATCAAGATTATGGCGGGGAGTGGATTCGATTGGTTTGCATCGCAGCGATAATCGTTTGCGGCACGCTCGGCAGCGATTCGACCGTTACGGGGCAATCGGCAGATCCCGCGATTGTTCATGCGTCGATGGGCCCCTTGACGGTGCATCGATCGAACCCTCGATTCTTTTCCACACCTGATGGACGCGCCGTTTGGCTGACCGGATCGCACACGTGGGCAACGCTGCAGGAACGCGGGATCGAGGGGGAAACACCAGATTTTGATTACCCGCGATACCTGGATTTTATGCACCGGCACGGTCACAACTTTCTGCGGCTGTGGGTGTGGGAGCACGCCCAATGGATGCAGTTTGTCGATGCTGATGTACCCATTCGCTATACGCCATCGATTTATCAACGCACCGGTCCCGGGAATGCCTTGGACGGCAAACCCAAGTTTGACCTGACCAAATTCAACGAGGCGTTTTTTCGACGTCTGCGAAACCGCGTGCAAGAGGCCCAGCGACGCGGCATTTATGTCAGCGTGATGTTTTTTCAAGGGTTCAGTGTCAAGAAAAGACCGGCATCGGCCAACAGCGGAAACAACTGGCACGGCAATCCTTTTCATAAGGCCAACAACGTCAACGGGATCAATGGCGATCGTTCGGGAAGCGATACCGGCCACGATTTGCACACGTTGGCAGACCCTGCCGTGACAAACCTGCAAAAGGCTCATGTCCGTCGAGTGATCGATACGTTGAATGATTTTGACAACGTACTGTGGGAAATCGGCAACGAGTTACCGATGCCCTCCAAAGAATTCCAATATCACATGATTCGTTTCGTTCGTGAATATGAATCACACAAACCGAAGCAGCACTTGATCGGCATGACGGGAGCGCCGTTGGGGACAAAAAAACTGATGGGCAGCGACGCCGATTGGATCAGTCCCGCGGGTGCGATATGGATGGGAAATCCGCCGGCCGCTGACGGCGAAAAGGTCATGGTGGTGGACACGGATCATTGCCGGGCGCTGCGGTACGACCCCGATTGGGTCTGGAACAACCTGACGCGAGGCAACCACTTTATCTTGATGGATGAGTATTTGGATTTCCGTGCGGGATCACCCAAGACCCCGGACCCGAAATGGGATCACACTCGGTCGGCGATGGGGGCCGCTAGGCGTTTGTGCGAACGCTTGGATCTGGCCACGCTGCGCCCCCAGTCCGAATCGGCATCCACCGGGTTTTGTCTGGCTGATCCCGGCCACACTTGGGTCGTCTTTCAACCGAAAGCACGGGCCACCACGGTCCAAACCGGCCGCGGGCGATGGCATGTTCAGTGGATCGATCCGGTGACCGGAGTCCCGTTCGGCGATTTGGAGGCCAAGGCCGCCGACGGAGCGATCACCGTGACGTCGCCCCGATCGGGAGCGACAGTGTTGCTGGTGACCAAGGCCCACCGCTAGGCATGAAAAGCGAATGCAGCGACGGGATTCGCCGATTGGCGGGAAGGCCAGGCTTGGTCTGCATGCCGCCGTGTAACGGATCGGACTATTGCGCCAAGGCTGGTTCGCCTTTGGTGTCGATGGTGATCACGCTGGCAATGTCATCGGGCGCCGTCGAAGGCAGGTCAATGACCATCATTTGACCATCCCGTTTCAAATTCAATGTCGTTTCCGGAGATGCCAACAGCGAGACACGCCGGACTTCGTTAGACAACGCTGGGATGGTCAGTTTGCCATTGCTGGGCCAATCAAACACGTGCAAGTACAGCGTGCCGTCTTTGCGTGTCACGCGGCCCCAGCCGGGTCGGAAGAGTGCGGCCTGGGTGCCGTGGATGGATTCTCCGTTGACGCTCATCCATTGGCCAATGGCACGCAACCGGTCGACGCTGGCTTGAGGAAACGTTCCATCCGCCTTGGGGCCGATGTTCAGCAAATAGTTGCCTCCTTTGCTGGTGATGTCGATCAAGTTTTGGATCAGCCGCTGGCTGCTTTTCCAGTTCTTGTCGGACGTTTTGAATCCCCAGGTGTCGTTCATGGTCATGCAGGATTCCCAGTCACTGTCGACGCCGGTTGCGGGAATCTCCTGTTCCGGGGTGCCGAAGTCGCCGGCAAACGAACCATCTTGGGTGAAGCCCGACATTCCTTTGCGACCAGCACCGACGCGGTTGTTGACGATCAGTTCGGGGTTCAATTCCAGCAGCCATTGATACAGTTCTTGACCATCCTGGTCGGTCCACCAACTGGGCCATTCGCCGTCGAACCACAGTACGTGCGTCCGATAGTCTTCGACCAGTGTTTTTAAGTGCCCTTTCATGTAATCGACGTATTGTTGTTTTTGTCCGTCGATCATTTGGGTCGGGTTCCAGACGGGACGCCCGTTGTTCATCTTGGCCGGTTTTTGAGACGGGTGGTGCCAGTCCATGATCGAATAATAGGTGCAGAACTTCACACCGTGACGTTCGCATGCGTCGCGTAGATCGGCCAGAATGTCTTTGCCGTACGGGGTCGCATCCACCACGTCGTATTGGCCCGCGGAATCAAACAAACAGAATCCGTCGTGGTGTTTGGACGTGATGACGATGTACTTCATGCCCGCATATTTCGCGAAGCGGGCCCACGCATCGGCATCGTATTGCTGGGGGTCGAATTGGGGAGCAAACTTTTCGTATTGTGCACGTGGGATGTTCGCACGGCTCATGATCCATTCGCCGATTCCTTTCACTTCTTTCCCGTCGTACTTGCCCGCCGGTACGGCATACAGTCCCCAGTGGATGAACATCCCGAATCGGGCGTCCCGCCACCAATCCATGCGAGAATCATCGGGGGATGCGGCTGTTGACGGGATCGAACCACCGGCCAGCAGGACGGCGACAAGGAAGGCGACCAGGATGCGAAGGCGCAATGGAAGGCGTGACGATTTCATGGCAATTCAGTTCGTCTTGGCAGGAGGGAATGCAAGGCGGGGGGACCGTGTTTCGGCCATCGTATCCGACCGAAGCGAAAAGTGGGGGCGTGCGTCAATTCGACGCGAGTGTCGTCCTGTCAATCCAACTCATTGGACGCGACGCGAGCCAAATAGATCGCTTGGTAGGGCGAGTTTTCTCCGGCTTCGTAAAGACACAGAATGGTTTGGTCCGACAAGACGGCCAGGTCCGAATAGGCGCTCGGGCCGGAATGCAGAACGATCTGCTTCGGCCAAGTCGCTCCTTCATCATGGCTGGCGCGAAGCGTCATGTTGACCCGCTTGTCGGCACTGGCCGGATTGCTGAACAGAATTGTGCCGGGTTGATCATCGTGGGGCCAACGCAGACGCTCCGTAGCGGCTTGACAGATCGGTTCGACCAGCTCCGGTGCAAACGTCTGGTCGAACCAGCTTTCGCCTCCATTGTCACTGATGGCGATCTGTCGTGTGGTTCGGTTGCGGTCATAGTTCCGCATGTTCAGCATCAATCGACCGCCGGACAATTCGACGACTTCGCATTCATTGACGTCACGTTTGGGGGTGCGTTCGCCTGCCTGCCAAGTGTTACCGTTGTCGTCCGAATAGATCGTGTGCGAATACTTGTGTTCCGTTTCCGCTTCCATGTGGTCGCACGGGATGACCAGTCGCCCGGCATGCTTGCCGTGCTTGATTTGAATGCCGCTGCCCGGGCCAGTGGCGTACCAAGTCCAGGTGTCTGATTTCACATCATCGGTGATGTCGGTCGGCGTGGTCCAAGTGAGACCGTGGTCCAGCGAATGGCTGAGGTATACGTGGCGAGTGTCTTCACTGGTTTGCCGGATGATTTCACGTTCGGTATCACGGCCAAGGTTCCATGTCAGCAACAGGCTGATTTTGCCTGTTTGCCGATCGACAACTGGGCACGGATTACCACAAGTATTCGACTGGTCGTCCCATAAAACCTGCAGGTCCGACCAGGTGACACCGCCGTCGGTGGAACGCTTGTAAACCAAGTCGATGTTGCCGCTGTCGCCACGACCGGCCAAGCGTCCTTCGCATAACGCGATCACCGTGCCATCGGTCGCGACGCACAGCGACGGGATACGAAAGGTGTGGTAACCCGATTCGCCGGCTTGGAAAATCGCTTCGCCACGTGGCGGTTTCGATTCCGCTGGCGTGCCATCGTCCGCGCTGGCTTTGGAAGCGTGGGATGTGGCGAAGGTAATCAAAACAAATGCCAACCCGAATCGAAACAGATTTTCGTTGACGGGGGATCGGCGAACCAAAGCAGAATGAAACGAGTTGCGAAACATGGCGGGGACCGTTGGCGGGAAGATCAAGCTAAGGAGACGGGGCACCGGTCAGGCGAACTGCGTCAACTAGTCGGTTGGATTCAGAACATCGTTGACCCAGTTCCAAACCGAAGTGCGATAGCGACTAGGTTTTAACAGCCAAGCGTCGGTGTGTGCGGCCTTGGCCAATGCATTGGGGAATTCGCCAAGGGCATCGCGGGTGTTGACGGGTAAGAACGTGAAGTGATCGGTCTGAGGAAGTGAGGCTTGTAAAAAGTCTCTCGTTAAATCGATGTTTCCGTTCTGGCTGACCAACCACGGGCGATTTCCGGCGCGTTTGACTCGGCGTATTGCTTCTTTGCGATAGTCGGCCAGTGGCGAACCCCAATCGGTGCCACGCCACTGGCGGACGCCGTCGAAGTGATCGTGCGTAGCGAAGGCTGTCCAAAGGCCAGCGATTTCATCGTCATGCAGACCGATCATGCTGACGCCGATCGCACCGCGCGAGAAACCACACAGGAACACGGCATCCGGATCTGCGTTGAAACGGCGGATGATGCGTGGCACGTTGAGCTTCGCGTAGTGAACGGTCGCATCGATGTCGCCCCACCAATTCGGTGCGTTGCGTTGGCCAGAATGGTCGATGTAGGGAAGCGTGACCCAAATGAAACGGCCACCGGAAATCCCGAACCCTAATACTGCGTCTTTGGGGTCGCCGGTCGAACCGGTCGGTGGATGCCGGTTGCCCGTGTATTCAAAAATGATGGGCAACGGCGGGCCGTCCGGACGCCAGTTGTCGGGCAAATACACGTGGTGAACGACGTCCGTGTCTGCAAATTCCGGGGCATGGACCGCGACACGACGTCCCGCGGTGGCAGGTCCGGTCGACAGTGCCGGTGGTTCAAGGACTTTTGCTGATTCCGTTTTCAATTGTGCGTCGCGGTGCCCTGGGCTGTCATCGCCAGCCACGGTTTCCAATGCCAAGCCGACAAACAATGCGAATACAAACAGGCGGCAAAACTTCATCGGCAACTCGGTGCGACTTTGAATGGAATCCGGTCGGGTCAGATGGACGTTTGTTGTCCGTCGATCAGCGATTGGTTTTACTTCACTTGCGGGGCGGCGGTAAATTAAATCGACCTGACTTTTTCCCCGTATCGCGTCAGTGGGCGGATCCGACGATCGGCGCCCCCCGTGTTCAGTGGACTGGGACAGGCGACTCGCATCTTTCGCTTCCCTAATTTTGCGAAATCGATGGCTCGGCCGCCCCGACCCCGGCAAGATTCGGCTAACTTCGTTTTCACACCGTCCTGTTCCCCTGACGAGAATACGAAGATGCGTCGAAGAGAGTTTCTTGCGTCCACCGCCGCCGCGTTGCTGGCCGCCGTGCAGTCATCCGCTTACGCCGCAGCGGGTGATACCCCGATCCGAGCCGGGCTGATCGGTTCGGGCTGGTATGGCAAAACCGATTTGTTTCATTTGATCCAAGTCGCGCCGGTCGAAGTCGTGGGCATCTGCGATGTTGATTCCAAGATGGCCGAGGAAGCCGCACAACTGGTCTCCCAACGACATCCGTCGGGCAAGGTTCCGCCGACCTACGGGAAGCACGAAGACTTGTTGTCGAAACACAAGCCCGATGTGGTGTTGATCGGGACGCCCGACCACTGGCACTGTTTGCCGATGATCGATGCTTGTCGTGCCGGTGCGGATGTGTACGTGCAGAAGCCGATCAGCTGGGATGTCGCCGAAGGCCAGGCGATGGTCGCCGCGGCGCGGAAATACAACCGGACCGTCCAAGTCGGGCTGCAACGACGCAGCACACCCCACCTGTTGCAAGCGCGTGATCGATTCATTCGCAGTGGCAAGCTTGGCAAGATCGCCTACGTCGATGTGCATGCTTATGGTGGCGGGCCACGCGACTTTCCCGCAACGCAAGCACCGCCGGAAAACTTGGATTGGGATCGCTATGTCGGGCCGGCACCTTGGCGCGACTATAACCCCGGCATCCATCCGCGACGCTGGCGTGCCTGTGGCGAATTCAGCAACGGCAAGACCGGCGATTTGTGCGTGCACTTCTTGGACGTCGTGCGATACTTCCTGGATCTGGGCATGCCCAAGACGATCGCCGCGACCGGCGGCCGGTACATGTTACCGCCGGATTCCAACGTCAATCTTCACGATACACAAAACGCTTTGTTTGATTTCGGCGACGTCCAAGTGACTTGGAACCAGCGAAACTGGGGCACCAATCCGGAACCCGATTATTCCTGGGGTGCGACGCTGTACGGCGACAAGGGAACGTTGAAGCTGAGCGTACGTTCCTATGATTTCATTCCGAAAGGACGTGGCCAAGCGGAACACGGTGACTGGGTGGATGAAAGCGAACAATATCCCGAAGACCAACAGCACAAAGAAACGGAGATGTTCGCCGCACCCGCCACACGTCGTCACATGCAGGACTTTGTCGAAGCGCGTCGTGAAGGCCGTCGTCCGGTTGCCGATATTGCCGAAGGTCATGCGTCGACGGCGTGCTGTCTGTTGGCCAATCTGTCGATGCGATTGGGACGTTCGCTGGCGTGGGATGCCGACGCAGGTCGGGTGATCGATGACGACGAAGCGAACCAGCAATTGGCGCGTCCCTATCGCGGCGACTGGGAACACCCGACGGCGCAGGACGTTTGATCTTTTGTTTCCAGCGACCCGCGATTCGGTGGGCGGACTGATCGCGGGGCATGGTCATCGACTTTGCGTCTTCGTCAAAAATTCATCAAGTCTCCGCTATGTCGCGGATCCAACTCGGCATCGCGAACGTGATACCTTGCTGGGCTCATGGCGGAAGCTTTCCTATCGAATGCGTCAGATAGGGCCGACACATCGAAGCCGACCCTTGGATCATGGGAGTCCACCGTGAGCGATATTCGCAGTCTGATGACCCAACAGTTTGAAAACGAGATCGCGCGGACGCGTCAGGTCTTGGACGTTGTTACCGATGCGTTGCTGGACTATCAGGCGAGCCCGACGATGCGATCGGTTCGCTGGAACGTCAGCCATTTGGTCGATGTCCCAAGCTGGGCCGAGATCATCTTGAAAGCCGACGAATTCGATGTTGCTCCGCCGGACGGTCCGCCGCATGAGACGCCCGAGATGGCGACGATGGCCGACGCGATGAACGCGTTGGACAAGAACGTTGCAGAGGCTCGGACGGCCTTGGCAAGTTTCGACGTTCAATCTCTGGACGCCGATTGGTCGTTGAAAGCGGGGGGACAAACCCTGATGACGATGTCACGTTACGAGACATTTCAGATGTTTGAAATCTCGCACGTCGCTCACCACCGCGGCCACTTGTTGGTGTACTTGCGGATGAACGGCGTGGAAACACCGCTGCTGTACGGCGGCTGATCGTTGGGGAGTATCGATCAGGGCAGCAAATCCGTCAGATCGACGCCTTCGCGGGTCGGCTGGACCATTCGGATGCTGCCGTCAACGTCGAAGTCCAGGTATTCGGCGCGAAGCTGTCGCTGGTGTTTCGGATCGTCGTTGATCCACTGGTGATAAAACAGGATCCAGCGGCCACGGTATTTGATGATGCTGTGGTGATTGTTGCCGCCGTAGGGTTTCATGAATTCGCCGCGGAATTCAAACGGTCCCAGCGGACTGGATCCGGTGTAGTAGATCAGGTTGTTCCAACCACGCGCGATCGTGAAGTAATACGTGCCGTAACGTTTGAAGACGTAGGCGGCTTCGAAGCGGTCGGGACGGTATTCCAGATTCAGGTCGATCGGGCCTTGGACGATCGACTTCATGTCGTCCCCCAGTTGATAGACGCGGTCTTGCAGGTACAGCCAGTAAACGCCGTCGTCGTTCAAGATGGCCGGGTCGTGGCCGCGGACCAACGGGCGATCGGTCAATTCGGTGAACGGACCTTCGGGGGATTCCGCTTCGGCGACGCCGATGCCTTGTCGGCCTTTACCGCCGTTGTTGAAGTAATAGAACAGGTAGTACTTGTTGTCTTTCTTGGTGATGTCCGGTGCCCACGCCTTGTGGGTTCCCCAGCGAGAATCCTTGTCGGAAAAAATGGTCCCGTGGTCGGTCCAGTTGACCAAGTCGTTGGTTGAATAGCAGGACCAACCTTTTTGTTGGTCCCAATCCTTGTTGTCCGTCGTAGGGTACAGGAACAGACGTCCATCGTCGCCGATGATGACCGACGGGTCGGCAGCATAAAACGGATGCCCGTTGACCCGCAGCGGATTGTTCGGGGGTGCCGCGGGGGAATCGGTCTTCGAAGTGTTCTGGCTTTCCGTTTCGGCGGAATCGGCCACCACGACGGACATTGAACAACACAGGACGAGGATGAAGCCGACAAGTACCGAATGAACTGGCCGAGATTGCTGGAGCATGGCAGGGGGTGAAGGAGTTCGGGTGACGGATCGGCAGAGAAGGCGGGACGGAAAGCCAATCCTGGGGAATCGACGCGAACAGACAAGAGCAGAATTTTGGACAAGCACCGGCGGTGATTTGCTGGCAAGTCGAAACAGAAAATGTCGGACAAACCATGCCCGATTGGGCTGAATTTCAAATCACCGTTCAGATACAATATGTCGCACGTTCTTTCGCAATGGCGCAATCATGCATCAATTTTCACCAGCATTTTCGAAATGGCCGATCGTCTTGACGGTCTTGCTGTGCCAGATGCATGTACCCGTGCCCGTTGTTCACGATCATCAACACGTCGGTGTTGCGTTTCGTCTTCATGATCATTTGACGCAACGTCACCACGACTTGTCCGATGATGCATGTCGGCATGTTCACTGGGTTTGGCCGGCGCCGTGCGCCCCATCGAATTCGTCGCACGATGATCCGATTGATGAATCGATGCCCAGCATTCCGATGTTCAGTCGTCACGTCAGCGGAAACGTGATGGCCGGATTGGGGGGCGGTGTGAACGCCACCGAATCGCTGGACATGATTGGTTTGGCGATTGCCCCGGTGTTGTCCAACGGCTTGGTCCGTGGACACGGCGATGTGATCCGCGGCGGTCAGCATCGCGTTGACAAAACACGTTTCTTGGGTCGCCCTTGCGCGGTGCTTTGTATCGCAAGGTGTTAACCGATTCGACGCATTGAATTGCTGTTGTTGATCGGTATCTCAGCACCCTTGGACCGCCGAATTCGCTTGGTCCATCAGCGGGATGGTTGAACGATTCGTCATCGAACGAATCGATCACATCACGCTTGATGTCATCGCGGATCGGTGAACTTGGTCCTGGCCGGAAACAGGTTTCGTTTTGCGATCATGTTTCCGTGGGTGTGTTTCCCAAGCGAAAATTTTTTCCACCGCTATGAAGATCCACCACTGGATTGCCGTTGCCATGATTGGCGTCGGCGGCCTGTTGGCGTTTACCGCCTATTGGCAAGACCAAAGTCCATCGTCACAGACGCCATCCGCATCGGAGTCGGATGATGCGTCGGACGAAACCGAGGTTGTTCAAGGAAGTCTGGTTCGATTGACGGCCAAAAAGATGGCGGCCGCGGCGATTCAGATCCAGACACTTCAGCCCACCGAATTGATCGTCACGCGGACTTACCCCGCCAGGTTCGAATACGATCAATCGCTGCACGTGGCGATCAACGCGCCGACCGACGGCATCTTGGAATCGATCCGGGTCAAACCCGGTGACGACGTAAAGTCGGGGCAGGTCATTGCGGTCTTTCGCAGCCCCGCGATCGGTCAAGCACGCAATGAATGGCTGCGTCGTTTGGACGATGCCGAATTGGCATCCAATGAAAGCGATTGGAAACAAACCATCCGATCGGGAACGTTGCAGTTGATCGAACGAATCGAGCAGCGCCAGGCAATCGAACAGATCAAAGCGGAGATGCAGGATGTCACGCTGGGGCAATACCGTGGCGACTTGCTGATGCAGTACAGCCAGTGGTTGCTGGCCGATCGGCTGGCACGGTCGGCGGGCAATATCGGCCAATCCGGGGCGGTCAGCGGCCGGGTCGTTCAGCAACGGCAAGCATCGGTGGACCAAGCGGCCGCAGCGTTGAGCGCAGCTATCGAATCCGCACGCTTTGAGGTTGAACAAACGGCTCGCGATGCAACGGTTCGTTATCAGGCTGCGCAGCGGTCGGTCGAACTGGCGGCCCAGCAAGTGGCGAATTTGACCGGACAGATGCCACAGCGATCGTCCGACTTGAACCAGCCAAAAACAGGAAGCAGCTTTGACGAAACCGGTGATGATGAAACGGGCGATGCCGATGGCAGTGATCTTTCCCGATTGGTGCTTCGCAGCACCATCGACGGCGTCGTCCAGGAGCGGCGGTTCGCACCGACCGAACGCGTCACGGCGGGGCAGCCCATGTTTGTCATTGCCGACACTTCGCGATTGTGGGTGCGTGCAGACATTCGTGACGACGATGTCGCATCGATCCATGTATCACCCGGTGATTTGGTGCGGCTAATTCCGACCAGTGTGCCGGAAAGAGCA is part of the Crateriforma spongiae genome and harbors:
- a CDS encoding Gfo/Idh/MocA family protein, giving the protein MRRREFLASTAAALLAAVQSSAYAAAGDTPIRAGLIGSGWYGKTDLFHLIQVAPVEVVGICDVDSKMAEEAAQLVSQRHPSGKVPPTYGKHEDLLSKHKPDVVLIGTPDHWHCLPMIDACRAGADVYVQKPISWDVAEGQAMVAAARKYNRTVQVGLQRRSTPHLLQARDRFIRSGKLGKIAYVDVHAYGGGPRDFPATQAPPENLDWDRYVGPAPWRDYNPGIHPRRWRACGEFSNGKTGDLCVHFLDVVRYFLDLGMPKTIAATGGRYMLPPDSNVNLHDTQNALFDFGDVQVTWNQRNWGTNPEPDYSWGATLYGDKGTLKLSVRSYDFIPKGRGQAEHGDWVDESEQYPEDQQHKETEMFAAPATRRHMQDFVEARREGRRPVADIAEGHASTACCLLANLSMRLGRSLAWDADAGRVIDDDEANQQLARPYRGDWEHPTAQDV
- a CDS encoding DinB family protein codes for the protein MSDIRSLMTQQFENEIARTRQVLDVVTDALLDYQASPTMRSVRWNVSHLVDVPSWAEIILKADEFDVAPPDGPPHETPEMATMADAMNALDKNVAEARTALASFDVQSLDADWSLKAGGQTLMTMSRYETFQMFEISHVAHHRGHLLVYLRMNGVETPLLYGG
- a CDS encoding family 43 glycosylhydrolase, coding for MSVVVADSAETESQNTSKTDSPAAPPNNPLRVNGHPFYAADPSVIIGDDGRLFLYPTTDNKDWDQQKGWSCYSTNDLVNWTDHGTIFSDKDSRWGTHKAWAPDITKKDNKYYLFYYFNNGGKGRQGIGVAEAESPEGPFTELTDRPLVRGHDPAILNDDGVYWLYLQDRVYQLGDDMKSIVQGPIDLNLEYRPDRFEAAYVFKRYGTYYFTIARGWNNLIYYTGSSPLGPFEFRGEFMKPYGGNNHHSIIKYRGRWILFYHQWINDDPKHQRQLRAEYLDFDVDGSIRMVQPTREGVDLTDLLP
- a CDS encoding efflux RND transporter periplasmic adaptor subunit yields the protein MKIHHWIAVAMIGVGGLLAFTAYWQDQSPSSQTPSASESDDASDETEVVQGSLVRLTAKKMAAAAIQIQTLQPTELIVTRTYPARFEYDQSLHVAINAPTDGILESIRVKPGDDVKSGQVIAVFRSPAIGQARNEWLRRLDDAELASNESDWKQTIRSGTLQLIERIEQRQAIEQIKAEMQDVTLGQYRGDLLMQYSQWLLADRLARSAGNIGQSGAVSGRVVQQRQASVDQAAAALSAAIESARFEVEQTARDATVRYQAAQRSVELAAQQVANLTGQMPQRSSDLNQPKTGSSFDETGDDETGDADGSDLSRLVLRSTIDGVVQERRFAPTERVTAGQPMFVIADTSRLWVRADIRDDDVASIHVSPGDLVRLIPTSVPERALDATVHFMGRRLDPQTGTIPLVLTVPNDNEWFRPGQFARVSVPIQRIESALVVPESAVIDVDGSTSVFVRDGESFRAVGVQLGRTGRQGVQITEGLHAGDPVVTEGAFVLKSELLLEGEE